A region of Epinephelus moara isolate mb chromosome 15, YSFRI_EMoa_1.0, whole genome shotgun sequence DNA encodes the following proteins:
- the cyyr1 gene encoding cysteine and tyrosine-rich protein 1, protein MESPWRRRRTQAVRWKLLRNSLLLCLFTGGSEAQCEGCIEYCCDGTPQFCCSYYAYVGDVLSGTAISGIVFGVVFLMGAVAALFLCVCMCMKNGRGARVGVFSTSYINTVTQGYPGPPPPYTYDYEMYPPSLHPPPYTPTQPRPANYSPPPPYPGCTRK, encoded by the exons ATGGAAAGcccctggaggaggaggaggacgcaGGCGGTGAGGTGGAAGTTGTTGAGGAACTCGCTGCTGCTTTGTTTATTCACTG gcgGCAGTGAAGCCCAGTGTGAAGGCTGTATCGAGTACTGCTGCGATGGAACGCCACAGTTCTGCTGCTCCTACTACGCCTACGTGGGGGACGTCCTCTC gggCACTGCCATCTCCGGTATCGTTTTCGGCGTGGTGTTTCTGATGGGGGCGGTGGCAGCCTTGTTcctgtgcgtgtgtatgtgtatgaagAACGGGCGAGGCGCGCGGGTCGGCGTGTTCAGCACCTCCTACATCAACACTGTGACCCAGGGCTACCCAG GTCCTCCACCTCCGTACACCTACGACTATGAGATGTACCCTCCATCACTGCATCCCCCACCTTACACCCCAACTCAGCCTCGGCCGGCCAACTACTCCCCACCTCCTCCTTACCCTGGCTGCACCCGCAAGTGA